The Cyanobacteriota bacterium DNA window GTCCCCTTGCCTATGCTATGCGAGGTGATAACAGTGCTGCAATAGCAACCATTCAACCAGGCACCCGTTGGACTGACTTATCAGACACAGAGCAGGCTCGCCTCGCACTAACTGTAGCTCGGTGTTTGATTGACTCTGACGATCGCAGCTAAGTGTTGTGAGTTAGGCGACAGATAATCTTAGATATTCTTAGAGTGAATATCTCTAGCCCTCCCTACAGACTAGTGCAGAGCTATGTTCTAATCATCTGGCAAAATCCATTTAGGTGGCTCCATCATCTTGCGACGAAATGCAGCCTCAGCAATAGCGTGCATATCATCTAGGGATGTTTCAGTGATGAATTTAGAGACTGTTTCTAAGTTGCTACGGTGAGGACAGCGATCGCCCAGCACGCAGCCATTGACACAAGCTTCTGCACAGTTCACAGGTTGCACAGGATCCATAATTTTGATTGAGTCGACATTACTGCCTATTGTAATGCCCATGATTGCAGTATGAGCGGCAAGCCTTACCTTAGATGCCCACTAAGGCACACTAGCAAGCAGTAAGCAAGAACCAACTACAGATGTGAACTGTTTCTTATTAGCCTGCAATGTTGCTGCCTTTACAGAGCGTTCCTAGCCAAGCACTGTGCATTGAAGCCACCTGACCAATGTTTGCTATGCACAGTTCCTCACAAAGGTTATCCTCGCAAAGTCTTAACAGTCTAGGCGCATTGCCTCTGTTACCTTACTCTTATAGCCACACACGGATGAGCTAGGAAATCTTAACGAGGGCTTTGATTGCTATGATCAGTCCTATCAGTAAAGATATTCTAGTGAACCAATTTGTGCCTGTATCTGTAAGAATGCTCCCTATCAACTTGTGCAGATGCTCGACATAAACCCTATACAAACTCACCAACTTATCTACCTAGAGCATGGTGAAGAACGGCTATACGCAGAATTGATTCAAGTAGTTTCTCAGCGTAGCACTTGTTGGGCTAGACCTCTTGCTATTGTAGTTGCCTCCCAGTTGGTTCCACTGGCTCATGACTCACTCAATAAAACAACTATCTCGGCTCCAAAGTTACATAATCTTCGTGGTGCGTCAGATTTATTGTTGCCAATAGCCTTATTTCGCCCTGCACTTGACACTGATGTCCTACCTTGGCTGGGGCAGATATACGAAGCTGGCCATCAGCCGCTTGTTAAAGAAGATACAACTGCAAAAACGGCTGCTCAATATCACCTCAATCGATTTATTCATGCCATCTGGCAGGCATATCCAGAATACTTTCAGGCTAGCAATAGCTAGCGACAGCTAATACATGGCAGCATGGAAAAGCCTGTCGAACGTTTTGCACTTTAAGCGGATGATGGGACTCGAACCCACGACGTTCAGCTTGGGAAGCTGACATTCTACCACTGAATTACATCCGCATTAGTTGACATATTATATCAATGCATTGAAGTTAGGTGGGGTAGATGGCGCAAACATCTTTTAATTTGACAGCAATTGCCATTTTTGTGGTGGTTATGATGAGCCTTGTGGGGCCAGCAATCAATTTGCCTGCTGCTATACCAGCGAGTCTTACGGCAGCATTTCTAGGTTTGGCAGCGATCGACACCCTAGCCTGGAAAGGACAGGGGGCAACCTTAGCATTGGACTGGATAGCCCGTACTACAGGTGGTGAGGCATATAAGAGTCGGATCCGTCACCATGAAGCTGGACATTTTCTCGTGGCAGTGCTGTTGGATATTCCCATTACAGGCTATGCCCTTAATGCTTGGGATGCCTTTCGTCAAGGACAACCCGGACTGGGCGGTGTAGCGTTTGACACGAGTCAGTTGCAGCAGGAAATTAGCCAAGGCAAGCTGTCAGCACAGACAGTAGATCGTTACTTTCGTGTGTGGATGGCAGGGATTGCGGCTGAGCAACTAGTGTATGGTAATGCAGAAGGTGGCGAGGATGATCGGCAAGCTCTACGGCTGCTATGGCAACAGTGCCAACGTCCTGTAGCTGAATATGCTCAAAAAGAACGCTGGGCACTATTACAGGCCAAAACCCTACTGCAAACTCACCAAGTTGCCTACGATGCTCTGGTCAAAGCGCTAGCAGAGGGGGCATCAATTCAGGATTGCTATGCAACGATCGCACCGCTCCTAGGGTCATCGTAGTCATGCTGTTCTAAATACACTATGCTGCTGTTACCACTTCCCCACGCGCCAGCCCAATAGTGCATTCTGCTGTGGGTCTTGGTTATGAATCTTGGTTAAGGCGTAACACAGCCATAAAGGCAGACTGGGGGACATCCACTGTGCCGATCGCCTTCATCCGTTTCTTACCTTTGGCCTGTTTCTGCAATAGCTTTTTCTTACGGGAAATGTCCCCACCGTAACACTTAGCGAGTACATCTTTGCGGAGAGCAGGGATGTGTTCACTGGCAATAATCTTGCTGCCAATAGCAGCTTGGATAGGGATCTTAAATTGGTGCCGGGGGATCAACTCCTTCAGCTTCTCCGTGAGGGCACGCCCTACGTTGTAGGCTTTATCACGATGGACGATCGTCGCCAAGGAATCCACTGGGTCGCCATTAATCAGAATGTCTAATTTTACCAAGGGATTCTCTCGATAGCCAATGATGTGATATTCCATACTGGCATAGCCCCGCGATCGAGACTTCATCTGGTCAAAAAAGTCTGTCACTAGCTCTGCCAAAGGCACCTCATAGATCAGAGTTGTGCGCCCCTTGGTCAGGTACTTCATATCCTTGAAAATGCCCCGCCGGCTCTGCGCTAGTTCCATCAGCGTTCCTACGTACTGCTCTGGGGTAATCATCTCTACATGGACGTAGGGTTCCTCAATCTTCTCTCGATGCTGTGGATCAGGCAAGTGACTGGGATTATCGATCAGCAGCACACCATCCTTCGGGGTTGTAACCCGATAGACCACTGATGGTGCGGTAATAATCAAATCGAGGTTATATTCCCGCTCTAACCGTTCCTGCACAATTTCCATATGCAGCAGCCCCAAGAACCCACAGCGAAAGCCAAACCCCATAGCACTAGAGGTTTCCGGTTCATATTGCAAGGCAGCATCGTTCAAGCGCAGTTTGTCCAGAGCATCTCGTAGCGCAGGGAACTGATCAGCATCGGTAGGAAATAGGCCACAAAATACCATGGGCTTAGCTTCAGCGTATCCCGGCAGGGGCGCTTCCGCAGGATTAGTTGCCAAGGTGATGGTGTCACCTACGCGAGCATCCTGCACTGCTTTGATGGCAGCAGCAAGGTATCCAACCTCCCCTGCATGGAGATCGTCAACTTGCACTTGAGACGGTGAAAGCACACCCAACTCGTCAATTTCGTACTCCTTGTGGGAGGCCATTAGCCGCACCTTGTCGCCCCGTTTCACCATGCCATCCATCACTCGGAAGTAGACAATCACACCTCGATAGGAGTCGTAGTAACTGTCAAAAATTAATGCCCTCAGTGGCTCAGACACGGTATCACGGGGGGCAGGAATGCGCTGGACGATTGCCTCTAGGATTTCGCCAATGCCGATACCTTCTTTAGCCGATGCTAGAATAGCATTGCTGCAATCTAGCCCGATGATTTCCTCAATTTCAGCCTTGACCCGATCAGGTTCTGCACCAGGAAGGTCGATTTTATTGAGGACTGGGATAATTTCTAGGTTATGCTCTAGTGCCAGATACACGTTCGCCAAGGTTTGAGCCTCTACCCCTTGGGAAGCATCCACTACTAGCAGTGCCCCTTCGCAAGCTGCCAGCGATCGTGACACCTCATAGGAAAAGTCTACGTGTCCAGGAGTATCAATCAGGTTAAGCACATAGGTTTGCCCGTCTTTAGCGGTATAGTTCATGCGGGCCGCCTGTAGCTTGATCGTGATCCCCCGCTCCCGCTCCAGTTCCATGTTGTCTAAAAACTGCTCCTTCATTTCCCTAGCAGCAACGGTGCCCGTCTCTTGCAGAAGGCGATCAGCAAGGGTTGACTTACCGTGATCGATGTGAGCAATAATACAAAAGTTGCGAATTCGAGAAACGGGAACGCTTGTCATACAATCCAGCTAGGGTAGTCGGGCATACGTTTACGTATTTTAATACAGCCTGTTTAGTGGTGGGTGATAGCGATGATCTTTACCCCTACCCCGCAAACATGACTTAAACCTTTTTAGACACTTTCACCTTAAAGTCAAACACTTTAATGAAAGACGGTGGGTGATAATTAAGGCATAGATGCTGAGTAGTGACCATGATGCAACAACTGCTGGGTTTAGATGCAGACCCGACTATGGATCCAGAAGCCAGGGTGACAGGTGATGCCAATGTGAATACGGAGGCAGTCGCCGAGGATGCAGATGCAGATGATATCATTACCGAGCTAGACATTAGCCATCTCACTATCGAAGACGATACCCCTGCGGACAATTTTCAGTCGGCCCAGCAACAGCGGTTACTAGTAGATGCTCTCTGTAGCTCCCAGGCCATACCTCCACCCTTTATTGCCGAGGCGAATGTAGGACTGTTTTACAAGCTTTATGGTGATCCGATCGTTCCCAATGTGTTCCTCAGCCTAGG harbors:
- a CDS encoding ATP-dependent Zn protease; this translates as MAQTSFNLTAIAIFVVVMMSLVGPAINLPAAIPASLTAAFLGLAAIDTLAWKGQGATLALDWIARTTGGEAYKSRIRHHEAGHFLVAVLLDIPITGYALNAWDAFRQGQPGLGGVAFDTSQLQQEISQGKLSAQTVDRYFRVWMAGIAAEQLVYGNAEGGEDDRQALRLLWQQCQRPVAEYAQKERWALLQAKTLLQTHQVAYDALVKALAEGASIQDCYATIAPLLGSS
- the lepA gene encoding translation elongation factor 4, which produces MTSVPVSRIRNFCIIAHIDHGKSTLADRLLQETGTVAAREMKEQFLDNMELERERGITIKLQAARMNYTAKDGQTYVLNLIDTPGHVDFSYEVSRSLAACEGALLVVDASQGVEAQTLANVYLALEHNLEIIPVLNKIDLPGAEPDRVKAEIEEIIGLDCSNAILASAKEGIGIGEILEAIVQRIPAPRDTVSEPLRALIFDSYYDSYRGVIVYFRVMDGMVKRGDKVRLMASHKEYEIDELGVLSPSQVQVDDLHAGEVGYLAAAIKAVQDARVGDTITLATNPAEAPLPGYAEAKPMVFCGLFPTDADQFPALRDALDKLRLNDAALQYEPETSSAMGFGFRCGFLGLLHMEIVQERLEREYNLDLIITAPSVVYRVTTPKDGVLLIDNPSHLPDPQHREKIEEPYVHVEMITPEQYVGTLMELAQSRRGIFKDMKYLTKGRTTLIYEVPLAELVTDFFDQMKSRSRGYASMEYHIIGYRENPLVKLDILINGDPVDSLATIVHRDKAYNVGRALTEKLKELIPRHQFKIPIQAAIGSKIIASEHIPALRKDVLAKCYGGDISRKKKLLQKQAKGKKRMKAIGTVDVPQSAFMAVLRLNQDS